The following are from one region of the Pelagibius sp. CAU 1746 genome:
- a CDS encoding HupE/UreJ family protein: MRFLSVFTIALLVTSAAEAHTGIGAASGLAHGFLHPVGGLDHILAMVGVGLLGFVIGGRAFWLVPAAFVVMMALGGVLGLAGAGLPFVEAGIALSVIVIGAALAFGSGVPLALAMALAGGFAVFHGHAHGAEMPLAASGLAYGFGFLAATALLHAAGAGAGYALGKLAGAAAPRATRLGGAMLSLFGLAILTGVL, from the coding sequence TTGCGCTTTCTTTCTGTCTTCACGATCGCACTCCTAGTCACTTCGGCAGCGGAGGCCCATACCGGCATCGGCGCGGCTTCCGGCCTGGCCCACGGGTTCCTGCACCCGGTCGGCGGCCTGGATCACATCCTCGCCATGGTCGGTGTCGGGCTGCTGGGCTTCGTCATCGGCGGGCGCGCCTTCTGGCTGGTGCCGGCCGCTTTCGTCGTCATGATGGCGCTGGGCGGCGTTCTCGGCCTTGCCGGCGCCGGCCTTCCCTTCGTCGAAGCCGGGATCGCCCTGTCGGTCATCGTGATCGGAGCCGCACTGGCTTTCGGCAGCGGCGTGCCCTTGGCCCTCGCCATGGCCCTGGCCGGTGGCTTCGCCGTGTTCCACGGCCACGCCCACGGGGCCGAGATGCCGCTGGCGGCCTCCGGCCTCGCTTACGGTTTCGGCTTCCTGGCGGCAACGGCCCTGCTGCACGCCGCCGGTGCCGGTGCCGGATACGCCCTCGGCAAGCTGGCCGGTGCGGCCGCCCCTCGTGCCACACGGCTCGGCGGGGCCATGCTCAGCCTCTTTGGGCTGGCAATCCTGACAGGCGTTCTTTAG
- the moaA gene encoding GTP 3',8-cyclase MoaA: MIDPYGRAITYLRISVTDRCDFRCNYCMAEDMTFLPKAEILTLEELDRVCSAFVRQGVKKLRMTGGEPLVRRDIMKLFHSLSRHLESGALEELTLTTNGSQLSRFAHELADLGVRRVNVSLDTLDPDKFAAITRWGKLDKVMAGLEAAKDAGLAVKINAVALKDVNDDEVDRLVQWCGDEGFDLTFIEVMPMGDIGEQRIDQYWPLSMLRAQLAEKWTLEEIDYRTGGPARYCRVKETGGRLGFITPMTHNFCESCNRVRLTCTGTLYMCLGQEDAADLREPLRMAEDDGPLEQAIMEAIGRKPKGHDFIIDRRRKQPAVSRHMSVTGG; encoded by the coding sequence ATGATCGATCCCTACGGCAGGGCGATCACCTATCTGCGCATTTCGGTGACGGACCGCTGCGACTTCCGCTGCAACTACTGCATGGCGGAAGACATGACGTTCCTGCCGAAGGCGGAGATTCTGACGCTGGAGGAACTCGACCGCGTCTGCAGCGCCTTCGTGCGCCAGGGCGTGAAGAAGCTGCGCATGACCGGCGGCGAGCCGCTGGTACGGCGCGACATCATGAAGCTCTTCCACTCCCTCTCCCGCCACCTGGAAAGCGGCGCCCTGGAAGAGCTGACGCTCACCACCAACGGCAGTCAGCTCAGCCGTTTCGCTCACGAACTCGCCGACCTCGGCGTCCGGCGCGTCAACGTCTCGCTCGATACGCTCGATCCCGACAAGTTCGCCGCCATCACCCGTTGGGGCAAGCTGGACAAGGTCATGGCCGGCCTGGAAGCTGCCAAGGACGCCGGCCTGGCGGTAAAGATCAACGCGGTGGCGCTGAAAGACGTCAACGACGACGAGGTCGACCGCCTCGTCCAGTGGTGCGGCGACGAGGGCTTCGACCTCACCTTCATCGAGGTCATGCCCATGGGCGATATCGGCGAGCAGCGCATCGACCAGTACTGGCCGCTCTCCATGCTCCGCGCGCAACTGGCGGAGAAGTGGACGCTGGAGGAGATCGACTACCGCACCGGCGGCCCGGCGCGCTACTGCCGCGTGAAGGAGACCGGCGGGCGGCTGGGATTCATCACGCCGATGACCCATAATTTCTGTGAAAGCTGCAATCGCGTGCGCCTCACCTGCACCGGCACGCTCTACATGTGTCTGGGCCAGGAGGACGCAGCCGATCTGCGCGAACCTCTGCGCATGGCCGAAGACGACGGGCCGCTGGAACAGGCGATCATGGAGGCCATCGGCCGCAAGCCCAAGGGCCACGACTTCATCATCGACCGCCGCCGCAAGCAGCCGGCCGTCTCGCGCCACATGAGCGTCACCGGCGGCTGA
- a CDS encoding NlpC/P60 family protein has translation MSDLDPRLNAFRDDLADARLKDRVAAPRYVEGRPAGIARGIVDLRRAPDASSGLDTQLLFGERVRVFDEAGGWTWVQSETDGYVGYLESAALGPAVEQPTHRLRALRSFLYPEPNLKTPALDCLSIASPVQVVGEKNGYSEIAGGGWLYSKHLQPLTESSPDFVATALEFLGTPYLWGGRSSIGLDCSTLVQLSLACAGVNLRRDSYQQAATAGEALNGLPQEVTLERGDLVFSPGHVAIMLDAEHIVHANGFTMTVAIERLQALEKRVLEETGGKGFTGVRRIMP, from the coding sequence ATGAGCGATCTCGACCCCCGTCTGAACGCCTTTCGCGACGACCTTGCCGACGCCCGCCTGAAGGACCGGGTGGCGGCGCCGCGCTACGTCGAGGGCCGCCCGGCGGGGATCGCTCGCGGCATCGTCGACCTGCGCCGCGCGCCCGATGCGTCCTCCGGGCTCGATACCCAGCTTCTCTTCGGCGAGCGTGTGCGGGTTTTCGACGAGGCCGGCGGCTGGACCTGGGTGCAGAGCGAGACCGACGGCTACGTCGGCTACCTGGAGAGCGCCGCCCTGGGCCCGGCGGTCGAACAGCCGACCCACCGCCTGCGCGCCCTGCGCAGCTTCCTCTATCCCGAGCCGAACCTGAAAACGCCGGCGCTGGACTGTCTTTCCATCGCCAGTCCCGTCCAGGTCGTCGGCGAGAAGAACGGCTACAGCGAGATCGCCGGCGGCGGCTGGCTCTACAGCAAACACCTGCAGCCGCTGACCGAGAGCAGCCCCGACTTCGTGGCCACGGCCCTGGAGTTCCTCGGCACGCCCTATCTCTGGGGCGGGCGCAGTTCCATCGGCCTCGACTGCTCGACCCTGGTGCAGCTCTCTCTGGCCTGCGCCGGCGTCAACCTGCGCCGCGACTCCTACCAGCAGGCGGCCACGGCGGGCGAAGCGCTCAACGGCCTGCCGCAGGAGGTGACGCTGGAGCGCGGCGACCTCGTCTTCTCGCCCGGCCACGTCGCCATCATGCTCGATGCGGAGCACATCGTGCACGCCAACGGTTTCACCATGACGGTGGCCATCGAGCGCCTGCAAGCGCTGGAAAAGCGGGTGCTGGAAGAAACCGGCGGCAAGGGCTTCACCGGCGTGCGGCGGATAATGCCCTAG